The Myxocyprinus asiaticus isolate MX2 ecotype Aquarium Trade chromosome 46, UBuf_Myxa_2, whole genome shotgun sequence genome includes the window AGAACGTATTCACACACGATCTGCTGCTGGTGTCCCAAACTTTAACGCTCTTATCAGATGAGCTGAAAAACAAATAAAGGAtaaactggggcctgggtagctcagtggtaaaagatgctgtctaccacccctggagttcgctagtacgctagttcgattcccagggcgtgctgagtgactccagccaggtctcctaagcaaccaaattggcccggttgctagggagggtagagtcacatggggtaaaaatttggttcgttctcggtggggcacgtggagaGTTgggcgcagatgccgcggtgggtggcgtgaagcctccacacgcgctacgtggcaacgcgctcaacaagccacgtgataagatgcgcaggttgacggtctcagacgaggaggcaacagagattcgtcctccgccacccagattgaggtgaatcactacgcgaccactaggacttaaaagcgcactgggaattgggcattccaaattgggtaaaaaaaaaaaaaaaaaaaaaaaaaagatatcaagACTTGGAAACAAACCTTGATACAAAGTGTGTGTTGTCAGGTGAGAAAGCCACATTCAGCACCCACGACCCGTGACCGCTGAGAGTCCCGGCCAGATTAGCGTGCTGCCTGTAACACGAACACACAATAGCAGACTTTTAAAGAGATTCATGTGTATTTGGAAGTGAACGACACATGTTGAAGGGAGAAAACGTGGCACTGATTCAGCTGATGTTCTAAGACCAAACGTACACATCATAAATCTTGATGTAGCCATCGTCTGATGCTGTAACCAGCAACTGAGAGTCTGGAGAGAAGGTCAGAGATCTGATGGGCATAGCATGACCTGGAAAGAGAGacagcattttatttttcctACACACAACAGGTCAATCCAACAACTACCATTCAACGTTCTTTCCAGCCATACATGATTGAGGGATGAGATGAGTGAAATATGCAGGAAGACGGAGAGGAAAAATGTAGTCGCTCTGTGAAGGGAGCTGAAATTTACGACTCTGGAGGGACAGCCAGAGGACCAAACATTTCAATTTTTTCCACCGGAGTCACAAACCCTACAGTCATTTTAATCCATCGAGCAGATTGCATCAGAACCAGACTAATGAACAGAATGTCTACAGAACAGATCCTCTCTTTTAATAGAGAAACTAAAGATGGCTTGAATCATGTGGGAGCAGATTTTCACCTTCCAACGTGTGCAGGAGTTTCCCAGTCGCAATATCGAAGATATTAATGATTCCATCTATAGCACCGCTGGCTAAGTACTTTCCATCTGGACTCTAGAGAGAGATCAGGGTCAAGGAAAATCTTTTCGTGAGACAAATCAGCATTAGAGAATACAAAATTTAAGATTGATGATACAACATTACCACAGCAAACACTGACTCTATTCATCATCTGCTTTTTAAAATAGAGATAAATTCAACAATTTTCGTGAATCAGTTCATTCAGACAGTTCATTTCAATGAACCCTCCACCTTTTTtgtagctaaataaatatttggatAAATACTGCTGCTACTAAAACTATgttctctgtaggtccatacaatgcaagtgaatggtggccagaactctgaagctccaaaaagcacataaaggcagcataaaggtaatccttatgactccagtggttaaatcattgtctttagaagcaatatgataggtgtgggtgagaaacagatcaatatttaagtccttttttactacaaattctcctcgattgcccaataggtggcgatatgcacgaagaatgtgaatagcaaaaaaactaaagaatgtaaaagtggagatttatagtaaaaaataagttatatattgatctgtttatcacccacacctatcatattgcttctgaagacatagatttaaccactggagtcgtatggattacttttatgcagcctttatgtgctttttgaagcttaaaagttctggccaccattcacttgcattgtatggaccaacagagctgaaatattcttcttaaaatctttgtttgttttcagcagaagaaagaaagtcatccacatctgggatggcatgagggtgagtaaatgagagaattttcatttttgggtgaactatccctttaacacgcATTTTTTGctttactgtggcagtaacaaccCTCTATACTCAAGGGGGCGAAAGAGTTACCTTTAAAAGTCTGcaccattaaactggatgtgttgttATTCATGCAAGttgcaataaatatataaactttaacctacttgctcagcaatattctttttaaactgttgctcggctatgacagtagttgactttaaagagaaaactcacagtagaagtggacagttcacactaatatccactatagcaccccttgtggcaacgttgagaatgcaacgtgTATTTGCGTTGAGTTATAAATTTTCGGAAAGCAACAATGcatgaaattgagcttgcatagctaAAAGTGTATGCGCCGATGTGTACTTGCATAGCGTATGTTTTGGCTTTACATTCAATAAATTAGCGAGCACTTTGTGAATCAGTAGTACGAACGAATCGTTAATACAACAACAGGCCGTTCGCAAATTGCCGATGATGCTGATGGCTTTTAATGATGCTGCATTATTTTAGATattctatgttttgttttttaatgttaacaATCTTACATAAGCGATGCTAAGAATGAATTTCCCTCTGGTGTCTAACGAGTGCTCCTTTTTCCCGCTCTCCACACCGAAGATGTTGACCTTCCCTAGATGGCTGCCGGTGGCGATGTATTTAGAGTCCGGGGAAAAGGCCACCGTCCAGGCATCAACTGAACACAGTAAGGAAAGAGTTTATCAGATCATGAAATCTTCCTACATTACCCTCATGCATTAAGACAGGACTGTCAAAATTCACAGGCCCGACATTAAATTTGTACAGGTGTGTGAACCCACCTGGGCCTGCATCCATGGACTTGATCTGTTTGCCCGTCTCCAGGTCCCACAGGCGAATGTGAGCATCCAGAGAGCTGGAGGCGGCGATCGCCCCATTTTGACTGATGTCCACCGAGACTATGCCCAACTGGTGACCCTCCAGGGTCCACTGTAGCTCCAGTTTTTCGTCCGACCTGCGAGCCATCACAAGATGAGAGGTATGTTCGGAATGGCATGcaataaactatatttaaaaatgtagcatgcAGCATGTATGTTGTGCGAAGAATGCAATTTTTTGGTATGCCCGTAAAAATAGTGATGTTATGCCACGTGACATCTAAGCTTAAAACATTTATCATTGCATACTGCATAgtatttcacatactatttttgaaAAACAGCGTGGAGTATACAATACATACTCTGCTGTACACTAGCATTCCATTCACTTGACTTCATATAACAAGAATAGGCATACAGACGATAAAATactacacatacactatattgccaaaagtattcgctcatctgcctttagacgcatatgaacttaagtgacatcccattcttaatccatagggtttaatatgacgtcggcccaccctttgcagctataacagcttcagctcttctgggaaggctttccacaaggtttaggagtgtgtttatgggaatttttgaccattcttccagaagcgcatttgtgaggtcagacactgatgttggacgagaaggcctggcccgcagtcttcactctaattcatcccaaaggtgctctgtcgggttgaggtcaggactctgtgcaggccatttaagttcttccacaccaaactcgcgcatccatgtctttatggaccttgctttgtgcactggtgcgcagtcatgttggaacaggaaggggccatccctaaactgttcccacaaagttgggagcatggaattgtccaaaatctcttggtatgctgaagcattcagagttcctttcactggaactaaggggccaagcccagctcctgaaaaacaaccccacaccataatcccccctccaccaaacttcacagttggcacaatgcagtcagacaagtaccgttctcctggcaaccgccaaaccgagactcgtccatcagatcgccactccagagaacgcgtctccactcctctagagtccagtggcggcgtgctttacaccactgcatccgacgctttgcattgcacttggtgatgtatggcttggatgcagctgctcggccatggaaacccattccatgaagctctctacgcactgttcttgagctaatctgaaggccacatgaactttggaggtctgtagcgattgactctgcagaaagttggcgacctctgcgcactatgcgcctcagcatccgctgaccccgctctgtcattttacgtggcctaccacttcgtggctgagttgctgtcattcccaatcgcttccactttgttataataccactgacagttgactgtggaatatttagtagcgaggaaatttcacgactggacttgttgcacaggtggcatcctatcacagtaccacgctggaattcactgagctcctgagagcggcccattctttcacaaatgtttgtagaagcagtctgcatgcctaggtgcttcattttatacacctgtggccatggaagtgattggaacacctgaatttaattatttggatgggtgagcgaatacttttggcaatatagtgtataaaagaaaaaaacacacattgtCCTTACCAGTTGCTGAAAATAAAACGTATATATATTCAAAAGGACACCTTATTTGCACTGaaatttttcattcatttaattttgaacGTGATTTACCATTTCCACACTTTCACCAGATCATCCAGAGAGCCGGTGACGATGGTTTCTGATCCATCTTTCTCACTGCGGCCCCATGCCGCTGTCCAGATGGCATCCTCATGAGCTGCAGAAATACAGAAACTCATTGACCGTCTcaaaacctagagagctgccTACCTTGAAAACCTTTACAGGCGTCATAGGCATATTCAAGCATGCAATTTGTGTTTCAAAACCTTGCGAGCTGCCTATGatggccaaaaatgctgtctaggtaagcagctcactaggttttgacaTCCAAAATGAGCTCTCTCTGACTGTAATCAGCATATATCAGTGAaaatagtgtatgtgtgtgtgtgtgtgtgtgggtgtactcACCATGCTCTTGCTTGAAGAGTATACTGTACTGAAAACAAATCACATTAAATCATTATGTTGCAGTGAATAAGAGAAACTCTGCAGGTGTGTGTTCATATTTGAGGTGAACTCACTTGTGTGCTCATAGTCTTTGTTTCCAAGCCTGTTTGTGAAGGGAAATAAGCTCCGACGAGTTTATAAACGCGTGTATTATGTGAAAAAGTTCAGCTCATGCGTTTATAAGTTTATAAACTCATTTTATATACAGCTGCTATATCTTAGCATACCATATGCACAGATAAACTGTTTCTGTAGGTCCACGACTCGTCCTGAAGATATTTTTATTGCATCCGCGATTGCGTCagaatgttgtttaaaatttgtTATGATCACCAGCGGACCGTAAAATCAGATGAAGTATTAAATCACTTTATAAACAATAACAAACACGAACCGAGACTGACTAGAGAGCCGCCATGACACCTGCGTGCAGAGCACTATGGGAACAGACGCCTGACTCCGCCCCTCCTGTGATTCTTTTTCAATGACTCCGCCCCTCCTGTGATTCTTTTTCAATGACCCCGCCCCTCCAGTGATTCTTTTTCAATGACCCCGCCCCTTCTGTTATTCTTTTTCAATGAACCCGCCTCTCCAGTGATTCTTTTTCAATGACCCCGccccttctgttattatttttcaATGACTCCGCCTCTCCTGTGATTCTTTTTCAATGACTCCTCCCTTTCTGTGATTCTTTTTCCATGACTCCGACCCTCCTGTGATTCTTTTTCCATGACTCCACCCCTTCTGTTATTCTTTTTCAATGACCCCGCCCCTCCAGTGATTCTTTTTCAATGACCCCAccccttctgttattatttttcaATGACTCCGCCCCTCCTGTGATTCTTTTTCAATGACTCCTCCCTTTCTGTGATTCTTTTTCCATGGCTCCGACCCTCCTGGAATTCTATTTCCATGACTCCACCCCTTCTGTGATTCTTTTTCAATGAGTCCGCCCCTTCTGTAATTCTTTTTCAATGACCCCGCCCCTTCTGTTATTCTTTTTCAATGACACCGCCCCTCCTGTGATTCTTTTCAATGACTCCTCCCCTTCTGTGATTATTTTTCAGTGACCCCGCCCTTCTATGGTTATTTTTCAATGACCCCGCCCCTTCTGTGATTATTTTTCAATGACTCCGCCCTCCTGTGATTCTTTTTCAATGACTCCGCCCCAGTGCTTCggtaagtcataattttgagacaaatagtaataattatgagataaaaagtcacatTTTTTTATCTAAAAGTCACCTCATAAATATGATTTAGTATTTCATAATTAattcttatttcatttttaatatttgctttattggcatgattgttttgcatatatttacaattttgtattattaaaaatttaataaaacataattatgagataaaaagtctttgttgaaataaaaacctaaattatgagatacaaagtcataattatgagatttaaaaaatcataatgagataaaaagtcgttattatgagaaaaaaagtcataattgtgagaaaaaatgttaaaattacgAGATGCAAAGTCAtatgagatactatgtcataattttgagattaaaaattcaagatttttagaataagagtcaaaatgatgagatactaattcataattatgagattgatGTCAACATATTTAGATAAAAAGTcatgaaataaaaagtcaaaatgttgATATATAAGTCacctcataattatgatttagtagcGTCTCATAATTAtgtctttttatctcataatattGATTTACCAAAGCATTGTTTTATGTGGCAGAAAGAGGCTTTCATATCTGTGATTCTCGATGACGCCGTTCTGATGTAATTTTTTGCCGTTTCAAGCACTTTATTAGCAGGATTGTTTTGCATATAATAttgtcaattatttttattattattattattattattattattattattaatatacaaaaataaatctaagtaatttcattttattaaccataaagtaataaaataaaatctgaaataaaagataaataaaaatgataataaacaaCTAAagattacattaattaaaataaaataatgcaataaaataaacattaacattGGATTGCTTCTAGACATACACAAATGAGTAGTGAATTTGGTAAACTAAGCAGTGATTGGTTGGTCCTAGTTTCCCAGCCTATCTCTCAGCTGTTTAGTTCACAAAACTGGCATGACAAATAATTGTACATTTGTATTACCAAAGCATTTGCAGCTTAACTGCATACAATGCATATATCCAATATAAGTAATTTATCTCTTTATCCATCACTGTGTACCAGAATATGGATGTATTTTGCATATCTAAATATCTTCTAACTAACAGACTTAATTTCTTTTACTcagatttttgtttaattttgatgTTACCTTCATAATTTAAAACAATTCTCTTTGCTGCCACTGTGTTAAGGCACTAAAAATTGAGTCACAATAGAAAAGCAGAATACATTTAAAGTCAAATCAGAGTTCGACAGAAGGGAGTCCATATGTGATGTGGGATTTTAGCCCTTTTATGTCTCAAGCAGTGAGAGTATCTCAGCTAATGCCCTTTGAGGTGCAATGTGCCTCTCAGAGGGAATTCAGTATCGACTGACCTAGATCTGACAGAGCCAGAGAAAGACAGGAAAGAATGTGGTGTTTTATGGTTTCGATGAATGAAATACTGTCTGTTTTATGGCTCGTAACTGCTCATACTGTCTTTAAATCAGCAGGACATTTCATTAAACCAACTGATGGTTAGAAATATTGGTGATTTAGCAGAAAAGCCCAACCCACAAAAAGAACTACCCCAGACACCCTTACAAAAAGTATTGTTGaggtatcatggtacagtgatagtatcagatggtaatatcatagtactttgatatataccatggaaCTGTTTGATATGGCGTTTACATATTTACTTCAAGGTACCTTTTAAAAAACAATATCACCATGgtgaatgtttaaaaaacatggaGCTTTGCTATATACCACGAAGCTGTTCAATTACtatggtacttcaaagaatatcatgatattaccatggtgcatgtccaaaaaacatggtaacaccatggtaccatgtccaaaatatggtaataccatggtacattgataTATACCATGAAATTGTTCAATTACtatggtacttcaaagaatatcgTGATATtatcatggtaaatgtccaaaaaaacttGGTAATACAATGGTATGATGTCCAAAACATGGCAATACCATGCTACCTCAAAGAATATcattatattaccatggtacatgtccaaaaaacatgataataccatggtactttgatatataccacaTGTCAAACATGGTACCCATGGTATGATGTCCAAAACATAGTAATAccgtggtactttgatatataccacaAAGCTGTTCAATTACtatggtacttcaaagaatattattatattaccatggtgcatgtccaaaaaacatggtaacaccatggtatGATGTCCAAAACATAGTAATAccgtggtactttgatatataccacgAAGCTGTTCAATTACtatggtacttcaaagaatattattatattaccatggtacatgtccaaaaaacatgataataccatggtactatgtccaaaacatggtaataccatggtactttgatatataccatgaaaTTGTCCAATTACtatggtacttcaaagaatatcatgatattatcatggtaaatgtccaaaaaacatggtaacaccatggtatgatgtccaaaacatggtaataccatggtactttgatatataccatgacATTGTTCAATTACtatggtacttcaaagaatattattatattaccatggtaaatgtccaaaaaaaaaaaaagaaaaaaaaaaaaaaaaaaaaaaaatgataataccatggtactatgtccaaaacatggtaataccatggtactttgatatacaccaCGAAGCTGTTCAATTACTATGGTACTTCAAAGCATATTGTGATATtatcatggtaaatgtccaaaaaacatggtaataccatggtactttgatatataccatgaaaTTGTTCAATTACtatggtacttcaaagaatatcattatattaccatggtacatgtccaaaaaatatgataataccatggtactatgtcCAAAACATAGTAATAccgtggtactttgatatataccacgAAGCTGTTCAATTACtatggtacttcaaagaatatcgTGATATtatcatggtaaatgtccaaaacaatTTGGTAATACAATGGTATGATGTCCAAAACATGACAATACCATGGTACCTCAAAGAATATTattatattaccatggtacatgtccaaaaaacatggtaataccatgggaccatgtccaaaaaacatggtaataccgtgGTACTTTGATAAATACCACGAAGCTGTTCAATTACTatagtacttcaaagaatattattatattaccatggtaaatgtccaaaaacatggtaatacataTGGTAATTGATATATACCATGAAATTGTTCAATTACtatggtacttcaaagaatattattatattaccatggtacatgtccaaaaaacatggcaataccatgataccatgtccaaaaaacatggtaataccatggtaccatgtccaaaaaacatggtaataccatggtaccatgtccaaaaaacatggtaataccatggtactttgatatataccaagAAATTGTTCAATTACTATGGTACTTCAAAGCATATCATGATATtatcatggtaaatgtccaaaaaaaacatgataataccatggtactatgtcCAAAACATAGTAATAccgtggtactttgatatataccataaaACTGTtcaattaccatggtacttggtaAATAgaatgatattaccatggtacattataaaaaataaaaaaaacacatgtacaaaatgtatatataaaacatttataaatatagaaaACTGATGATTTTTGCTGCTTTCAATATTTGTTGTATAAAAAATGTCCAATTTTCTCCACAAACAAACCTCAAGTTTCTAACATATTAGTCATACTTGACCTTAAACCACAGGACATATGAGTGAAAATTAAGTTAGTCATTGTACTTTCATGCAGCATTAAATCCTGAAACCAAATCATCTGTTTGTCATCAGTGTAAAGGCAGGTGGTTAATGTGTTTTCCCTCGTTTTTCCCCTGCTTTTAATTGCTTTTGGCCCATCTTGAGCTTAAACTCAGTAAGGACACTCAACAAAATTTACAGTCGGCGTTTAGTGGTAATTAGCGCTTAATGTTCTCATGTCGTTGTGCTTCCTGTAGTACCAGTCCATTTTCTCCACAAAACAGCTCCTCATTTTCCCTCATATACCGTTTCTGTAAATAAAACAAGATGAACAAGCTGTTTGTCTGAAAAATACACTGTACTAAAACCTTTTAGCGTGCCTTCTGAAAACCAGTTAGCCTTTAAGGGGTTGTGGAGTTCGTTTGTGTCCGTCTTTGAAAAGAAAAACTCAGCGTGTGGCGTCTGCGCAGCCTCTTGAAGGTTCTCAGACTGCAACTGAAAAATGATGGCTCCTGGTTTCTCATGGTTTAATACACTTTGATAAATGTCACTACTGAGAGCAATGAGCTAGGCAGCCTTTTCAGGGCCACTGGAGTGTTTATCTCGGGGAACTGTGTTTATGTTCAAGCACTTTTGAGGGCAGGAAACTTTAGAATTGAAATATAAAGCCCTGAAGCTTGTGTCTAAAACTAATTAAAACCTTGAACAGAGAGTATTTTGTCATGTTCAAGGACTGTAGCTGTGCTTTTTGTGCAGGATTGTTCAGACTATGATGCTTTTGAAGTAGAATTTTGAGAGGTCAtaatggctctctggaatacttgactcTAATTGGTCAAATTCGGCAATCTGCGGtcagatatttttgtataatgaccgttAAACTGTAAAATTGACCGTTGTTACCAGCAAACATTTACTATGTATCCACATAGTACCACTTGGCTGCACCATTATGATTCTGGTTgccactggactgttttctgtTTCGGAAACGAACAATTCAGATGGAATACAACATCCAATTTAAGTGTTtgttggagtaaaaattagttcATGCTCAACTTGTGCTGTTGTTGACTGTCATTAAAACTTGAAGTAGTTCATGATATTTAATGTAACTAACTtaaattaaatgaagcttaacattgtgtttgtttttgagttgccacagcatgcaatagactggcatgtcttaaggtcaatattaggtcaaaaatggtaaaaaaaaaaaaaaaaaaagcagctttgtctagaaactcatcagtcaatcattgttttgaggaatgaaggctatacaatgcttgaaactgccaaaaaaagctgaagatttcatacaaaggtgtacactacagtcttcaaagacaaaggacaactggctctaacaaggacagaaagagatgtggaagaccagatgtacaactaaacaagaggataagtacatcagagtctctagtttgagaaatagacacctcacatgtcctcagctgacagcttcattgaattctacccgctcaacaccagtttcatgtacaacagtaaagagaagactcaggggtgcaggccttatgggaagaattgcaaagaaaaagaaacgtttgaaacagaaaatcaaaaagaaaaggttcgagtgggcaaagaaacacagacattggacaacagataattggaaaagagtgttatggatcttaaccccattgagcttttgtgggatcagctagactgtaaggtgcgtgagaagtgccccacaagacagccacatctatggcaagtactacaggaagtgtggggtgaaatgtcacctgagtatctggataaactgacagctagaatgccaaggatctgcaaagctgtcattgtcaaaatagtaatttttcacgttattaatgtcctgactatacattgtgatcagttgaatgccattttggtaaataaaagtaccactttctttccataagagcaaaatctgtacattattctaaacttttggccgccattgtACCTGTTCTCaagcaatgaaatcaagttgtaacaaaatgtgttactttagttcatttcaattaagcaaaaatccttttttgagtGATATTGAGccacatattttttatttgccaatgtttgaaaatgtaatactctaaacaaatatatatatatatatatatatatatatatatatatatatatatatatatatatatatacacatacacacacacacatatatatgtatatatgcatgcacacatacacattctcatacacgtatatacatacacatataataaacatacaactctaaactatattcCTCTCTCCACAAACCTACTCCGAGagcccccccaaaacatcaaatatttaccccatttcccattaaaagtatcccatatccccagccttctacatatcACCTCTTCAGGCTCCCACCCTTCCTATCTCCTCGCACCACTGTCGAATTGAGAGTGCTCccactgacttccaaccccttaaaacaaacTGCCTGCCTATAACCTATCTTTCTTTCTTGATATTTTGTGACTTTTCCTCATTCAGGGCCACGAACTTAcatgcaaagtgaggacacacaGATGTGTTGTGGAAAGTCTGCATAGAATTTGTATACAATGATGATGTTTGTGGGTCATGGTGACCCACACACTTTCATGTTCAAAGGCAGCCATACagacccaaaattaaaattaaaattctttgatATATGTTGTTATGTTGGTTATTTACTACCATGTGAAGGCAAAAGGGAGCTTTTCCACACTGGTTTCAAATATGGCATCAAATTTGGACAGTCTGTGATTCCAAATCAAGCTATGCATGAAATATGCAAATGTACACGGGCAAGCCACTAGGTGGAGCACCTGAGAAAACCAGGGGATGCGGGTGGTGCTTAAAATGA containing:
- the skic8 gene encoding SKI8 subunit of superkiller complex protein, with product MSTQYSILFKQEHAHEDAIWTAAWGRSEKDGSETIVTGSLDDLVKVWKWSDEKLELQWTLEGHQLGIVSVDISQNGAIAASSSLDAHIRLWDLETGKQIKSMDAGPVDAWTVAFSPDSKYIATGSHLGKVNIFGVESGKKEHSLDTRGKFILSIAYSPDGKYLASGAIDGIINIFDIATGKLLHTLEGHAMPIRSLTFSPDSQLLVTASDDGYIKIYDVQHANLAGTLSGHGSWVLNVAFSPDNTHFVSSSSDKSVKVWDTSSRSCVNTFFDHQDQVWSVKYNPTGSKIVSAGDDRAIHIYDCPM